In Dasypus novemcinctus isolate mDasNov1 chromosome 8, mDasNov1.1.hap2, whole genome shotgun sequence, the genomic stretch CCAGCTTCCTAAAAATCCTAGATGGGAACACTATTCTTTGATGACCTGTGATTAgatgaccaaacaatttcagtTGGTAACATCCCCCACACTTTTTTTTGCCTCCATGTGGGCTTTAAAAATTCTAGAGTAGATGTTTCTGCCAAACTTACACCAGCAAATTCATTCCAAATGTCTCCTGAGAGGCATATACCGTATACAGGAATCCATCTTCATCCTTATTGCTTTCATACACTTCATAAATGGGTATGGAAACGCTTACCATGCTTCCTTTCTTTATGCTCCCATCCTCCGAGCTTGGAGGGCTATAATGGGCTAGAAGAAACCCTATATCTTGCTCTGCTGTCTTTTGTACCCAGCTTTCTCTTTAACACCCTCTTctaccatttatatttcttctgcttcttaACCTTCCTTCCAAAGAACTTTCCTCAAAGTTTTTCTTAGGAAAAGAACAGTTATTGCACAATGTCCCCTCAATATTGCTAGAGAAAAGTATAGATATCAGGAGGTTGAATGGAGACAAGTCCTAAGAGTAAgtgaaaaagtatatataattgAAGCTATGGGATCTTTCTcaacaaataaataacaaattgaaaaagataaaaagataatgaTACAAGAATTGTAACtaacataccacactaatacaaggtattactaatagggtggtatatgggaactctgtattttatgactgatttttctgtaaacctgcaatttatctaataatataaaacataacaaaacaaaataatcaacATTCCTTAGGATAACGTCATTAAGAAGATAGATATTAGAGATCTAAATGGACAATCAACAAAGAGTAGTGTCACAGAACCCAAAGGAATAGAACTTTCAAACAGTTAACCACAATAGCGCAATAGAAAGGTCTGTTATATGAGAACTGAAGGTTGTATATTGTAAAACCAATGTGAATTACGATTATGTATATTTCTTGAGAAGATTCACCATAGTTGATAAAGACAGAAGTTCAATTTCAATGAATTCCACAGTAAATACAAAGTAAGGAAGTAGAGATTGAGGTTGCTTTACTATTTAAAGAATTTTCTCCAAGAATATAAACCATATTAAGAAGAAACCCAATTCCTATCCCCATGAAGCTTATTGTCAAATGATGCATTATCCAGCAAACTATTACATGagctatatttataaatttaaaattttctagtaggcacattaaaagtgaaaagaaacaggttaaattataatagtattttttttgtgtgtgtgtgtgaaatatgggggccagggattgaacccaggacctcctatgtgggaagtcaCCATACAACCACtcagctacattggctcccctgagttgatttattcattcgttttttgttcttgttgatttttttttaggaggcaccagaaccgaaCCTAggaactcccatatgggaagtaGACTCTCAAATGCTTGAGCTATATGTGCTccctgatatattttatttaaccctttattttaaaatgctattgtTTCAACATGTcatcaatataaaatattattaatgagAAAAAGATAATGAGTAAAATATTAACTGTGGTTATCTTTAAATAAAGGGAAGGGTAAatggtcttttttctagttctttatagACTAGCACACTTTGTTTatcattagaggcacataaaataAACTAAAGTTTAAAAACTAAAGATAAAAGATTTGTTATGATAACTAATAAACACTCATTACTTGAGTCTTAGATCTAATCCAAGTTGTACGATTTTAGGCCAGTCCTCTGATATATTTGTCCCTAGACGACTCCTCTAGATTTATTGTGGTTCTCTTAATCCCAGCAATTATTGTGTCATATTAGTCTAGACTTTTCATGTGGAGCTCAATCCCTCTGAGTGAATTTCTTCCAAAGCTGGGCATGGACTAGTCCATGAAACTCAGAGCACTTGACCTTGCTCAGGTCTAGTAGCAGTCCTCGTAATTGGTGGGAATTGTTAGTTATACTCTGAACTGTTAATGACACTTTATCCTAGAATCTAAGTTTTGGGCAATGGTTGTTCCTAATTCTCTGTAGTTTGAATATACTTGGATACTTGTACCCATTAAATCAAGAAACCCTatagcaggagttcttaacaagggatccatgagcttgaatttaaattaaaataaattattcttatggggaccagttggtgtgggtgtgatatatttattaagtaatgcacagtacagtgtggacttagtaaggggtctatggttttcacctgcctagcaaaggggtctatggaacaaaaaatggttaagaaaccctgccctATAGGGATTGCCGACCACTCCCTTTAACCAGACTGAAGCTCTGTCCTTGTTGAGTTGCTTCTATTTCAGCTCTTCCAAGTCAGTCTCCTTTTGTTTCATCTGCTTGTGATGATAGGCATCCATCCTGCCTTGAATGTGAGACTTTCAAATTTATAATGAATAAATCCAGGGAGAAAGGCATATCTAAAAGTCTGGACATCAAGTCTGGGAAGGACTATTTATGGAGTAGAGCCTTTACCCCAGCTCAGGAGTCTCCACAAAGCTCTCTTCATGTTCTTGTTCCGCAGGCTGTAGATAAAGGGATTCAGCATGGGGGTGACCATTGTGTATATCACAGATGCCACCATTCCAGGCTTTGCTGAGTAGGAGGACGAGGGCTGGAAATATACCAGAAAGAGGGTCCCGTAGAAGAGAATGACCACTGTCAGATGAGAGCCACAGGTAGAGAAGACTTTGTACTTCCCCCCAGCAGAGGGGATCTTGAGGATGGTGTGGATGATGTGGACATAAGAGACCAGGACACAGGTGAGAGGGACCACACCTGAAAGGCctgaattaaaaaatatcataacCTGAAAGATATGGGTATCTGAACAGGCAAGCTTGAGGAGTGGGAGAAGATCACAGAAAAAATGAGGGATGGAATTGGAAGCACAAAAGGAGACTTGAGCCATCATCAGAGTGGATGAGAAGGCCAGGAGGTGGGAGCAGAGCCAGGATGCAGCCACCATCAGCAGGCAGCGCTGGGGCCGCATGATCATGCTGTAGTGGAGAGGaaggcagatggccacatagcggtcgtAGGCCATCACAGCCAGCAGGAAGTCATCCAGCAGGGTCAATGCCATGAAGAAGTACATCTGCACGAGGCACCCAGTGTAGGAGATAGTGTGGTGCTGTGCCTGGATGTTCACCAGCACTTTGGGGACAATGGTACAGGTAATGCAGGTATCAACAAAGGACAGGTTgaccaagaagaaatacatgggtgtaTGGAGGTGAGTGTCAGAGCCAATGACTAGGATAATGAGCAGGTTTCCCAACATGGTGACCAGGTATGTGGCCAAAAAGAGCCTGAAAAGGAGAGGCTGCTGCTCTGGTTGCTCAGAGAAGCCCACGAGGAGGAAGACAGAGATGCTGGTTTGGTTTCTAATTTCCTTCTAAGGAagagaaattagagaaaaatatgGCTTAAATAAAGCTAGGCTTTAAAAGTTAGAGTCCAAGGACTTCAGTCTGTTTTTCTCCATTCCCTGAATAGGTCTCTGAGATTCACAAATGGCTGTAGCTGTAAGCGTGAAAATATGTACAAGTATGAGGAGTACGGACTATTAACAAATTGTGAAGGGGTTTGGTTTGGGTTCTAGATTCCTATCTCATGGTAAGTTTTCCCTATGGATTGCCTAAATGAGGCCTAAGTGGTATTCACCTGGAAAGAACCTCTGCAAGttttaattcctctttttttttttttaaccttagaATAACAGTTTCAACTTCATTGCTTTATTATGGAGCTCAATTTACTGCAAATACTAGTATTTAGAGAGCATAAGGGATCCTCTCTGTGTGAGTGtgcttattgagggagatgcacaGAAGAATCATCCTGCAGAGGAGACAGCTGAGACTTGGCATCTTGCCATGTATTGATAGTGCTCTGGCTGTTTTTGCATTTGAAGACCATTCCAATGTGTTACTGTGGCTATGGGAAtgttgaaaactgaaaaacacttGAGCATAAAGGGCTCATCAATCTTATTTTCCTCATCAACATCAACATTATCAGTCTTATGATCATGGGTTTTGGTATTTCGGAAACCTATGGAaatcctttctctgtctcttattTAAGTAGACTTGGACAAGTTACTACTTTATAAAGTCTTAAAAGTTATAATTGGATAGCATATGCTATTTAACTAGGGAAGTTTTTCTATAAGGGTAttgattgttattttttgtttattagcaATTGATGAAACATGAGCTTAGGACATGTGATGCAATGGATAGCAATAGAGCTTTCCAGCTCTGATCCCCATACCTTTTAAACCTTGAGAAATGCCTACCCTGTTTGAGCCTTGCTTACCTTGTCTGTAAGAATTAGATAATAACCCAAGCTCATAGGGATATTAAGGATACCAAATGCTAAAATCGGTTGAATTTTTTTCATGAACCAGGAGGTGCAATCAGAAGGAGAGATTCCAACTTTCCTGTTTGATGGTGTGTAGGAACAAATGTAATGAACTCTCAGTGGGAGCACATGCTATCGTCAAACCTGTTTAGTATAGTGATTAAAAGTACCTCTCTTCCTGTCTGACAGATCTGCTCTACTCTTTACTTTCTTTGTGCTTTTGAGAAAGTCACTTAACTTttctgggttcggtttccagtgttTAGATGTGGAGATAATAGAATCTACTGTATGGCAtagttatgaggattaaattagataatgattgtaaaatatttgaggtgctcaattaatattagccattattgttatttttcttgttaGATCCATGAAATTGCTTTACTCTGTGTTAAGGTTACTGCTTGAGGGTTGGGCTTGTAAATTGTGAGGTTTCATATTGAgtcatcattgtcatcattgtCTTCAtcatattatcatcatcatcattatcatcatgaGTACCACCTTGAGTGTTTATGTCTCTACTTATAACTCTCCGTGTCAGAGCATTAACTTTGGCATCTCAAACCAAGTATAAACTTTGTTAAAGAACTTAATTATCacagagtggatgtagctcagtggttgagtacctgccttgcatgtatgaggttctgggttcaatccccgatacctccgaaaggaaaagaaaagtactTAATTATCAAACCCCTGTATATTAACTGTAAATTGAGTAAAAATAATTCTATTGCATTCAGTTATCAGAAGTACAAGTTAAAAAAGAAGGAGGTGGATGGGTTGGGATATCTAAATAGAGGAGTAAATTACCACTGTTGATCTAGTATGTAGGTGAGAGTGATTATGAGATCCATCTCtgtctgaatggactgggagtgaATTATTGCATAGATGCTAGTTCCTGTTAATTGATGGGGCTTGGGGAAGGATGATCTGAGATTCATTTTCCAAAATAACCTTAGGCTGGACTCTCAGAAACCTGATGAACACTGCGGGCAGGCATCCCTTATGGTAATCAGAAAATGACTGGCAGtaagaaaggaggaaaatgtaGGGGAAAAGATAAAAGGTATAGTGTCTATGAgtggtgtgtatgtgtatgaCTGGCCAAGACTCTGCTCCTTGCCTTCCATCTCTATGTCTCAGTTCTTACCTGGAGATGCTGGTCAGCCTCGGTCCCTGTCACTATCACCAAAGAGATTGAGTTTTTCATGCCTTTGTCTTTCCACAAAGACATGGCTGGAGCTTCAGAGCACTCCTCTCTCTACAGCAGCAGCACAGATTGAAGACTCCAGACTGGAGCGACACCCCAGGCATAGAAGCCAGGAGGAGCTGTTGGCTTTTCACATGGAATGTCTCCTGGGACCAAATCCCAGAACTCCTAGTTAGACAAGATAGAACAATTATCCAACCTCTcagatgcccactctgcttctaattgagaaggggcttaggtcTCATGAAGCAGATgaatggagctatcttgcttgcagttgcagatactctctgtttcttgggatgggcattgcccatcatcatctccttgttagttgtcctgggtgagcccaatgaactggagagtaggtgttgcaactcagctaaaattcagggctcaactgacacatggacagaccaaagatttaagtttctggggcatatatttataCAGTATAGTGTTatttatgggttcaaataaaaggggcagaagagccaagtgtagagaacctataaatgaggtTCTCTACATATGACTAGGgtatatttcttaatatttatttgtaagtgccctttatatattctaaatataagTTCCTTA encodes the following:
- the LOC101435814 gene encoding olfactory receptor 1N1-like; translation: MSLWKDKGMKNSISLVIVTGTEADQHLQKEIRNQTSISVFLLVGFSEQPEQQPLLFRLFLATYLVTMLGNLLIILVIGSDTHLHTPMYFFLVNLSFVDTCITCTIVPKVLVNIQAQHHTISYTGCLVQMYFFMALTLLDDFLLAVMAYDRYVAICLPLHYSMIMRPQRCLLMVAASWLCSHLLAFSSTLMMAQVSFCASNSIPHFFCDLLPLLKLACSDTHIFQVMIFFNSGLSGVVPLTCVLVSYVHIIHTILKIPSAGGKYKVFSTCGSHLTVVILFYGTLFLVYFQPSSSYSAKPGMVASVIYTMVTPMLNPFIYSLRNKNMKRALWRLLSWGKGSTP